From one Methylomonas paludis genomic stretch:
- a CDS encoding efflux RND transporter periplasmic adaptor subunit, which produces MKYGFWLIIAGIIGVMFWKINAEPVAEPEVITEVSVQTASIVKMNFRRFIFGYGLVEPEPAASAKIAVPLAGIVSQIHCREGQLVKKGDLLFELDTRSSDALIAKAGVAVAFAEKNFARKQQLNASDNVSRKLYDEAEQLLQAARKDLLSVQTQRELLQIKAPLSGTVAAIHFKVGEAVNLNTVLADLIDLRRLHIAVKVPSVEVTDIRLGQFVAITAGSGANITGSVTLIGAQIDQLTDTILVRASVVAESGLRPGQFVSVGILVEERPDRLAVPVASVVNKEGSSLIAVVDGDSAVQQTIKTGLRDGGFIEVAGAGLVEGTVVVTEGAYGLPSKTRVKVAQ; this is translated from the coding sequence ATGAAATACGGATTTTGGCTAATCATTGCCGGCATTATTGGCGTGATGTTTTGGAAAATAAACGCCGAACCAGTGGCAGAACCGGAAGTGATCACAGAAGTCAGCGTGCAAACCGCCAGTATCGTCAAGATGAATTTTCGGCGGTTTATTTTTGGCTATGGTCTGGTCGAGCCAGAGCCGGCGGCCAGCGCCAAAATAGCTGTACCGCTGGCGGGTATTGTTAGCCAAATCCATTGCCGGGAAGGTCAGTTAGTTAAAAAAGGCGATTTATTATTTGAGCTGGACACCCGCAGCAGCGATGCTTTGATTGCCAAGGCGGGGGTGGCAGTGGCATTTGCGGAAAAGAATTTTGCCCGTAAACAACAGCTCAATGCCAGTGATAATGTTTCGCGCAAACTTTACGATGAAGCGGAACAATTGCTGCAAGCTGCCCGCAAGGATTTATTAAGTGTGCAGACCCAGCGCGAATTATTACAAATCAAAGCACCGTTGTCCGGTACGGTGGCGGCTATCCATTTTAAAGTTGGTGAGGCGGTAAATCTGAACACGGTATTGGCAGATCTGATTGATTTACGGCGTTTGCATATTGCCGTAAAAGTGCCTAGTGTGGAAGTGACCGACATCCGTTTGGGGCAATTTGTTGCAATAACAGCAGGTTCCGGGGCTAATATTACTGGATCGGTAACATTGATAGGCGCCCAGATTGATCAGTTGACAGATACCATATTGGTTAGAGCGTCAGTTGTGGCAGAATCCGGCTTGCGACCCGGTCAGTTTGTTAGTGTGGGTATCCTGGTGGAAGAGCGGCCGGACCGATTGGCGGTGCCGGTTGCCAGCGTGGTAAACAAGGAGGGTTCCAGCTTGATTGCTGTGGTTGATGGAGACAGCGCAGTACAGCAAACCATCAAAACCGGTTTACGGGATGGCGGTTTTATTGAAGTGGCAGGTGCCGGTTTGGTCGAGGGAACCGTTGTCGTTACTGAGGGCGCTTACGGTTTGCCAAGCAAAACGCGCGTCAAGGTGGCGCAATAA
- a CDS encoding TolC family protein, whose protein sequence is MHKLFSIIIVVNFIGLGLTGCARFQEVPLQAPATMLNMEARTLSDAGLYDFMVAALAKDSVWPLKSWNIDQLSLAAFYYHPDLALARAQADTVDAANMTAAQRPNPSINPSTSYLTHIATTAMPWYALGNLNIPIETAGKRGFRMDKAKHLSAAAKLRIKETAWLVRARLRLAMLETYAAQEAERLLQRQLGIQQAMSVSLEQQFSAGEITRLELMRTHLALNQLQLNSSAAQKRTAESRVLLAAAVGLPVTALSGITFDFSDLAKPPVLERIPVRDLRSIALQQRPDVLAALADYDAAQSALQLEIANQYPNVQANPGYAWELGENLWTLGALIQLPVLHQNQGPIAEAEARRHEFAVRFEALQLRILGDIDRADAGVAAVLSKWQVAEKQKQLQQDNLQSAQALLQAGEVDRLALLSTALENAIAERSHLDVLIETQQALNTLEDTLRFPLASTLTTTQISDSVLRKTSP, encoded by the coding sequence ATGCACAAATTATTCTCCATTATTATTGTTGTCAATTTTATCGGCTTAGGCCTAACCGGCTGTGCCCGGTTCCAGGAGGTGCCGCTGCAAGCGCCGGCAACCATGCTTAACATGGAAGCTCGCACTTTGAGCGATGCCGGACTATACGATTTTATGGTAGCTGCATTGGCTAAGGACTCGGTTTGGCCGCTTAAATCCTGGAATATTGATCAGCTTAGCCTGGCGGCGTTTTATTATCATCCCGATTTGGCGCTGGCTCGCGCTCAGGCTGACACGGTTGATGCCGCTAATATGACTGCCGCGCAGCGACCCAACCCATCCATCAATCCGTCAACTTCCTATCTCACTCATATCGCCACTACCGCCATGCCTTGGTATGCGCTGGGTAATCTGAATATTCCTATCGAAACAGCCGGTAAACGCGGTTTTCGTATGGATAAAGCCAAACATCTGAGCGCGGCGGCCAAGTTGCGCATTAAAGAAACAGCTTGGCTGGTACGGGCCCGCTTGCGCTTAGCCATGCTGGAAACTTACGCGGCGCAAGAAGCCGAGCGCTTGTTGCAACGGCAACTGGGTATTCAGCAGGCTATGAGTGTCAGCCTGGAACAGCAATTTTCAGCCGGTGAAATAACCCGGCTGGAACTGATGCGTACTCATTTAGCTTTAAACCAATTGCAGTTGAACAGCAGCGCGGCCCAAAAAAGAACAGCGGAAAGCCGGGTGTTATTGGCCGCCGCAGTCGGTTTACCGGTAACGGCTTTATCCGGAATAACTTTCGATTTCAGTGATCTGGCCAAACCGCCGGTGCTTGAGCGTATTCCGGTGCGAGACTTAAGAAGCATTGCCTTACAGCAACGCCCTGATGTGTTGGCGGCTTTGGCTGATTACGATGCGGCACAGTCGGCACTGCAACTGGAAATAGCCAATCAATATCCCAATGTGCAGGCCAATCCTGGTTATGCCTGGGAACTAGGCGAAAACCTGTGGACCTTGGGTGCTTTGATACAGTTGCCGGTGTTGCATCAAAATCAAGGTCCGATTGCCGAAGCTGAAGCCAGACGTCATGAGTTTGCGGTACGTTTTGAGGCTTTGCAATTGCGTATTCTGGGTGATATTGACCGGGCTGATGCGGGTGTGGCGGCAGTGCTGAGCAAATGGCAAGTAGCCGAAAAACAAAAACAACTACAGCAGGATAATTTACAGTCTGCCCAGGCTTTATTGCAAGCCGGGGAAGTCGATCGCCTGGCATTGTTAAGCACAGCACTGGAAAACGCGATTGCTGAACGTAGCCATCTGGATGTGCTGATAGAAACCCAGCAAGCCCTCAATACCCTGGAAGACACCCTGCGCTTTCCGCTGGCTTCCACGTTGACAACCACGCAAATTTCGGATTCTGTTCTGAGGAAAACCAGCCCATGA
- a CDS encoding S8 family peptidase, which produces MISSYPHLPLQREEPITEKRPGRPPLFQLPPDPAAHGKALGLALQKTIQQTEQDIGGFDNRKLFRFQVEKGFNPDELKKISSDIEFVSQENDEVVVAFVSQSALQSFEAKLASIAKNENVTYKQIYYALQGMSGWTSEDRTGWSLKQEGFPESETFYIDLELWPIEDNAKERQLLWSKFEAWLKENGIEFPDSVKQPGLTIYRVRCDRHQAELLLHHRDIRIIDLPPRFGLDRKYLGLDIQHFPIPPSPLPNAPGVVVLDSGLVTGHPLLGSAVGDAQSFLPGHMATDESGHGTHVAGIALYGDLAKSIEAGAFIPELRLFSGRILDKDNENNGLIENHIDAAVRYFVIQYNCRVFNLSFGDSRKPYLGGHVRGLAYTLDRLSRELGVLFVVSAGNVLSGQLDGLAWRQEYPDYLTHDDWAIIDPATALNVLTVGSLARQEASFNTQRHIHDPAELPIAKTEQPSPFTRHGPTVGGAIKPELVAFGGNWVLNARSGANHIHDQGLGELSTNLDFTQGNLLGLKCGTSFAAPHITHLAGKILSEHPEASANLLRALLVTHATVPKSASEVLDDEESLRKVVGYGLVDARALLKSLENEVTLIAEGQIENKHHHFYEVVVPDDFVSRGKRTREISVSLAHTPPVRSTRVSYKATRIDFRLVAAPDLDHAVKMFNKATNEEDFKNIKELDGANVSKTLRSKGTVQSAMWQFKVLSKVHKLKTQKLFVVITRNDHPWGETDTKTLEEYSLVVCLRDREHQQAKLYSQIQNRLQQRQRARARG; this is translated from the coding sequence ATGATATCAAGCTACCCTCATTTGCCGCTGCAGCGTGAGGAACCCATTACTGAAAAAAGACCAGGTAGACCTCCACTGTTCCAGCTGCCTCCAGATCCGGCTGCGCATGGCAAAGCGCTGGGGCTGGCTTTACAAAAAACCATCCAGCAAACCGAACAAGATATTGGTGGTTTTGATAATCGCAAATTGTTTCGTTTTCAGGTTGAAAAAGGATTTAATCCTGACGAATTGAAAAAAATTTCCAGTGACATTGAATTCGTCAGTCAGGAGAATGACGAGGTGGTGGTTGCCTTTGTTAGTCAATCAGCCTTGCAATCGTTCGAGGCCAAATTAGCATCAATAGCTAAAAACGAAAACGTTACCTATAAACAAATCTATTATGCCTTACAAGGCATGTCAGGTTGGACGTCTGAAGACAGAACCGGATGGTCGTTAAAGCAGGAAGGCTTTCCAGAGTCAGAAACCTTTTACATCGACCTCGAGCTTTGGCCGATTGAGGACAACGCCAAAGAACGCCAACTGTTGTGGAGCAAGTTTGAAGCATGGCTGAAAGAAAATGGCATTGAATTTCCTGATAGTGTCAAACAGCCTGGACTAACCATCTATCGCGTACGCTGTGATCGCCATCAAGCCGAACTACTCCTGCATCATCGAGATATACGTATTATCGATTTACCGCCGCGCTTTGGTTTGGATAGAAAATATCTTGGCCTGGACATACAGCACTTCCCGATTCCACCTTCACCGTTACCTAATGCGCCTGGTGTTGTGGTGCTGGATAGTGGGCTGGTAACCGGCCATCCCTTGTTAGGGTCGGCAGTAGGCGATGCGCAAAGCTTTTTGCCTGGTCATATGGCGACAGACGAGAGTGGTCATGGTACCCATGTTGCCGGAATTGCATTGTATGGCGATTTGGCTAAATCAATTGAAGCGGGGGCTTTCATACCGGAATTGCGTCTTTTCAGCGGTCGGATTCTGGACAAGGATAATGAAAATAACGGCTTGATTGAAAACCACATTGACGCTGCCGTTCGATATTTTGTCATTCAATACAATTGTCGTGTTTTCAATCTTTCTTTCGGCGATAGCCGCAAACCTTATTTAGGTGGACACGTCCGTGGTTTGGCTTATACCTTAGACAGATTGTCGCGTGAACTAGGTGTTTTATTTGTCGTTTCTGCTGGTAATGTATTATCTGGCCAACTTGATGGCCTAGCCTGGAGACAAGAATATCCGGATTATTTAACGCATGATGATTGGGCTATCATTGACCCGGCCACAGCACTTAACGTATTGACAGTTGGCAGTTTGGCTCGTCAAGAGGCCAGTTTTAATACCCAACGTCATATTCATGATCCTGCGGAATTACCCATAGCCAAAACCGAACAGCCTTCCCCTTTTACCCGTCATGGGCCAACGGTAGGTGGTGCAATAAAACCTGAACTGGTGGCCTTTGGCGGCAATTGGGTTTTGAATGCACGTAGCGGTGCAAATCATATTCACGATCAAGGCCTAGGTGAGCTTTCCACCAATCTTGATTTCACCCAAGGTAATTTGTTGGGGCTAAAATGCGGGACCAGTTTTGCTGCACCGCATATCACGCATTTAGCTGGAAAAATACTATCGGAACACCCGGAAGCCAGCGCCAATTTGTTACGTGCTTTATTGGTGACTCACGCCACCGTTCCAAAATCCGCTTCAGAAGTTCTTGACGATGAGGAGTCATTAAGAAAAGTTGTGGGATATGGTCTTGTTGATGCACGGGCGTTGCTGAAATCCCTAGAAAATGAAGTCACCCTGATTGCTGAAGGTCAAATTGAAAACAAGCATCATCATTTTTACGAAGTGGTGGTGCCAGACGATTTTGTTTCACGAGGCAAAAGAACTCGTGAAATATCAGTCAGTCTAGCCCATACACCACCAGTACGATCAACGCGGGTTTCATACAAGGCCACGCGAATAGATTTTCGTCTAGTCGCAGCACCCGATCTTGATCATGCAGTCAAAATGTTCAATAAGGCGACTAATGAGGAAGATTTTAAGAACATTAAAGAGTTAGATGGTGCTAATGTTAGCAAAACTTTAAGAAGTAAGGGCACAGTTCAGTCAGCTATGTGGCAATTCAAAGTTCTGTCTAAAGTTCACAAATTAAAAACCCAAAAACTATTTGTTGTAATCACTCGGAATGATCATCCCTGGGGTGAGACTGATACCAAAACATTAGAGGAATACTCGCTGGTGGTCTGTTTACGTGATCGTGAGCATCAGCAAGCCAAACTATACAGTCAAATACAAAACCGCTTGCAACAGCGTCAACGAGCAAGAGCAAGGGGATAG
- a CDS encoding AAA family ATPase, protein MASGALLRQLIKSGSEGDSDSFRRVSEKIIQEERDKQHHLLANDLEKILYGRRSSTEQAKRFEFSKLPEDKERGLALLQIKEPLRRIDDVVLSDENRSLLDEILEEHHRVEILNSHGLFPADRLLFCGPPGCGKTLSAEIVAGELGLPLAIVRIDSVVSSYLGETAANLRKVFDFITTIPMVVLFDEFDALAKERADSAEHGELKRVVNAFLQMLDAYDGKSLLIAATNHEGILDSAIWRRFDEVLVFEAPNSEQLKRLLAIKLKGVRREFEIDNGKISGLFKGMSHADVERVLRRAIKEKVLSGKEFLTERHIQSAIRREDARRNRVSKQE, encoded by the coding sequence ATGGCTTCCGGTGCATTACTAAGACAGCTCATAAAGTCAGGATCTGAAGGCGACTCGGACTCTTTTCGCCGTGTTTCGGAAAAAATTATTCAGGAAGAGCGCGATAAGCAACATCATTTGCTTGCCAATGATTTGGAAAAAATTCTCTATGGCCGGCGCAGTTCTACTGAGCAAGCAAAGCGTTTTGAGTTTTCTAAATTACCGGAAGACAAAGAACGTGGCTTGGCTCTATTACAGATAAAAGAGCCCTTACGCAGAATTGATGATGTGGTTTTATCGGATGAAAATCGTTCGCTGTTGGATGAAATTCTTGAAGAGCATCATCGTGTGGAAATACTCAACTCGCACGGTTTATTTCCGGCTGATCGCTTGCTATTCTGCGGTCCGCCTGGATGCGGGAAAACACTATCGGCGGAAATTGTTGCCGGCGAACTCGGTTTACCTCTGGCGATTGTTAGAATCGATAGCGTTGTTTCATCCTATCTGGGAGAAACGGCGGCAAACCTGCGTAAAGTGTTCGATTTTATTACTACAATCCCTATGGTGGTTTTATTCGACGAATTTGATGCTTTGGCGAAAGAACGTGCCGACAGTGCCGAACATGGTGAATTAAAACGTGTGGTCAATGCATTTTTACAGATGCTGGATGCCTATGACGGCAAAAGTCTGTTAATCGCAGCCACTAATCATGAAGGTATTCTGGATTCCGCCATTTGGCGGCGCTTTGATGAAGTGTTAGTGTTTGAAGCCCCAAATTCGGAACAGCTTAAACGCTTACTTGCCATCAAGCTTAAAGGCGTGCGCAGGGAGTTTGAAATCGACAACGGCAAAATTTCCGGACTTTTTAAAGGCATGTCACATGCCGATGTCGAACGGGTTTTACGCCGAGCCATTAAAGAAAAAGTGTTGTCCGGTAAAGAGTTTTTGACCGAACGGCATATTCAGTCAGCCATACGCCGAGAAGATGCAAGAAGGAATCGGGTTTCTAAACAGGAATAG
- a CDS encoding IS66 family transposase, which yields MANWVIALARPLQPLINLIREHQLAGNVIMADET from the coding sequence CTGGCGAACTGGGTCATTGCACTGGCCAGACCGTTACAACCTTTGATTAATCTGATCCGGGAGCATCAACTGGCCGGGAACGTGATCATGGCCGACGAAACGTAA
- the tnpB gene encoding IS66 family insertion sequence element accessory protein TnpB, with the protein MTRIMRPSLELTQVYLYRQPIDFRKSHRGLAAIVECELGHNPFGGGLVLIYKYCDGLPLYRLESILSRYGGELSRAAGELGHCTGQTVTTFD; encoded by the coding sequence GTGACCCGCATCATGCGGCCTTCTTTGGAACTGACACAGGTTTATCTTTACCGTCAGCCAATTGATTTTCGTAAATCTCATCGCGGACTGGCGGCGATTGTGGAGTGTGAGCTCGGTCATAATCCGTTTGGCGGCGGTTTGGTACTGATCTATAAATACTGCGATGGCTTGCCGCTGTATCGGCTTGAAAGTATTTTATCGCGTTATGGTGGCGAACTCTCAAGGGCCGCTGGCGAACTGGGTCATTGCACTGGCCAGACCGTTACAACCTTTGATTAA
- the tnpA gene encoding IS66 family insertion sequence element accessory protein TnpA, whose amino-acid sequence MTSTENNTDHAFWRLHIEQWQASGLSQARYCREQELVTHQFRYWKHQFQVGHELVAPAPVTGFARVQVVASAAPPFSPGLSLCFRDGTQLTGIAQHQMALIKQLIEVLR is encoded by the coding sequence ATGACATCCACGGAAAACAATACCGATCACGCCTTTTGGCGGCTTCACATTGAGCAATGGCAGGCATCTGGGTTATCCCAAGCCCGTTACTGCCGTGAGCAGGAACTGGTGACGCACCAGTTTCGTTATTGGAAACATCAGTTTCAGGTAGGCCACGAGTTGGTTGCCCCGGCCCCTGTCACCGGCTTTGCCCGGGTTCAAGTCGTAGCGTCTGCCGCCCCGCCCTTTTCACCTGGCTTGTCTTTGTGCTTCCGGGATGGCACTCAGTTGACGGGGATTGCTCAGCATCAGATGGCCTTGATTAAACAATTGATTGAGGTGTTGCGGTGA
- a CDS encoding YlcI/YnfO family protein codes for MSNVSSYPLRLPRSVKAAVEKLAKEEGVSLNQFVATAVAEKLTAMKTANFFAERKNRADFEAFRKILTREGGQPPRSGDELTTN; via the coding sequence ATGAGTAATGTAAGCTCCTACCCACTTCGTTTGCCACGTTCAGTGAAAGCAGCTGTTGAAAAACTAGCCAAAGAAGAAGGCGTAAGCCTAAACCAATTTGTGGCCACTGCTGTTGCTGAAAAACTTACCGCTATGAAAACGGCTAATTTCTTTGCAGAAAGAAAAAATCGTGCAGATTTCGAAGCATTTAGAAAAATTTTAACCCGTGAAGGTGGACAACCACCACGTTCAGGTGATGAACTCACTACGAACTGA
- a CDS encoding PIN domain-containing protein yields the protein MNETEVGIYLDALAGLVEPVETHFLWRQRLRDPADEMVLEAAVNGRVDAIVTFNHRDYGTTPNDFGIEILKPFEALQRLKQ from the coding sequence TTGAATGAAACTGAGGTTGGTATATATTTGGATGCATTGGCGGGCTTGGTTGAGCCTGTTGAAACACATTTTCTTTGGCGGCAAAGATTGCGTGATCCAGCCGATGAAATGGTACTTGAAGCGGCAGTAAACGGCAGAGTTGATGCAATTGTTACCTTCAATCACCGTGATTACGGGACTACCCCGAATGACTTTGGAATTGAAATCCTAAAACCGTTTGAAGCTCTCCAGAGGTTAAAACAATGA
- a CDS encoding cation diffusion facilitator family transporter, whose product MAALANAMFLLVASGAIAWEAIQRLANPPAVAGLTIMEVAAIGIVINGLSAWLFVKGSKGDLNIRSAYLHMLADALVSLGVVSGGILMIYTQWFWLDPVISLLIVLVIVIGTCGLLRESTQLALSAVPRHIDLAAIDSFLRQCPGVSDIHDLHIWGISTTETALTVHLVMPAGHPGDKFMDELVLTLNQRYSVQHSTLQIEQGTTNHSCTLISVGRH is encoded by the coding sequence TTGGCCGCATTAGCAAATGCTATGTTTCTGCTGGTGGCAAGTGGGGCAATTGCCTGGGAAGCAATCCAACGTTTAGCAAATCCACCGGCGGTAGCGGGTTTAACGATCATGGAAGTCGCAGCCATCGGTATTGTCATTAATGGCCTGTCAGCCTGGCTGTTTGTCAAAGGCAGCAAAGGCGATTTGAACATTCGGAGTGCTTACCTGCATATGCTGGCAGATGCACTTGTCTCATTAGGTGTGGTTAGCGGCGGTATTTTAATGATATATACCCAGTGGTTCTGGCTTGACCCCGTCATTAGCCTACTGATCGTATTAGTAATTGTCATAGGTACTTGCGGGTTGCTGCGCGAATCAACACAACTGGCGTTAAGCGCCGTTCCTCGTCACATTGATCTGGCCGCGATCGATAGCTTCCTGCGCCAATGTCCTGGTGTCAGCGATATACACGATTTGCATATATGGGGCATAAGCACCACTGAAACAGCGCTAACGGTGCATTTGGTGATGCCAGCAGGTCACCCCGGCGATAAGTTTATGGATGAGTTAGTATTAACATTAAACCAAAGATATTCCGTGCAGCACAGCACATTACAAATCGAACAGGGCACAACCAATCACAGTTGCACCCTTATCTCGGTAGGTCGGCACTGA
- a CDS encoding Crp/Fnr family transcriptional regulator has product MTSTRPNYAANQLLTALPFADREQLVSLCEPVQLEFGDIIYEHGDQVPHVYFPTGSFISLVTPLEGNAGLEVGLIGNEGMAGITLILGVEIAPFQALVQGAGPALRISAAAFTQEVANSPALYSMLKRYLYVTVSELAQTAACCRIHVVEARLARWLLMTQDRAHADTFHITHLFLAYMLGVRRVGITKAASSLQRRKLISYRRGHITVLNRAGLEAAACSCYQAEKKIYQLIMG; this is encoded by the coding sequence TTGACATCCACCCGACCTAATTATGCCGCCAATCAACTCCTGACAGCATTGCCGTTTGCTGATCGTGAACAGTTAGTCAGCCTTTGTGAACCTGTCCAACTTGAATTTGGCGATATTATTTACGAACATGGCGATCAGGTGCCGCACGTGTATTTTCCCACCGGTAGTTTTATTTCACTGGTAACGCCGTTGGAAGGCAATGCTGGTTTGGAAGTGGGATTAATCGGTAACGAAGGCATGGCAGGCATTACTTTAATCCTGGGTGTAGAAATTGCCCCGTTTCAGGCCCTAGTTCAGGGAGCTGGGCCGGCATTGCGCATTAGTGCGGCGGCATTTACTCAGGAAGTTGCCAACAGTCCGGCGCTATACAGCATGTTAAAACGCTATCTTTATGTAACAGTTAGCGAACTGGCTCAAACTGCGGCCTGTTGCCGGATTCATGTGGTAGAAGCCCGTCTGGCGCGCTGGCTGTTGATGACGCAGGATCGTGCCCACGCCGACACTTTTCACATTACCCACTTATTTTTGGCCTATATGCTGGGTGTACGCCGAGTGGGTATCACTAAAGCCGCCAGTTCATTGCAACGCCGGAAACTGATCAGTTATCGGCGCGGCCATATCACCGTACTTAACCGCGCTGGTTTGGAAGCAGCCGCCTGTTCTTGCTATCAGGCGGAAAAAAAGATTTACCAACTGATTATGGGCTGA
- a CDS encoding carboxypeptidase regulatory-like domain-containing protein: MKRLLAILLLQVLYQTVSYAEQPAVEPQTQGEVSFVSGGVGGEERHALQALRSEYNLSLLFSVKGSGEYLSDVKVRIEDAKGKIYLETVSDGPILYAKLKPGKYHVSAAQNGYEIYKKVTLDTSKITALSFVWPQEKSN, translated from the coding sequence ATGAAACGATTATTGGCAATATTACTGCTCCAGGTGCTGTATCAAACGGTAAGCTATGCAGAACAACCTGCAGTCGAACCCCAAACTCAAGGCGAGGTCAGTTTTGTCAGCGGCGGGGTAGGCGGCGAGGAACGTCATGCTCTGCAAGCCTTGCGGTCTGAATATAATTTAAGTTTGCTGTTTTCGGTAAAAGGCAGTGGTGAGTATTTGAGTGATGTCAAAGTGCGTATCGAAGACGCTAAAGGCAAAATCTATCTGGAAACAGTCTCTGACGGACCGATTTTATATGCCAAGCTGAAACCAGGCAAATACCATGTATCCGCCGCTCAAAATGGTTATGAAATCTATAAAAAAGTCACGTTGGATACCAGCAAAATCACAGCACTATCTTTCGTTTGGCCGCAAGAAAAATCCAATTGA
- a CDS encoding DUF4398 domain-containing protein, with the protein MNTFYRFRSTQWLQILGVSVSAVLLTAACANNPPPTEQIAVAKAAVNNASAAGATEFAPLPLRYAQDKMEAAEHAMDKEDYHVARLLAEEAEVDALLSTATARSVKAQKAVSQLQQDNTVLRQEIDRKTQ; encoded by the coding sequence ATGAACACATTTTACCGATTCAGATCAACTCAATGGCTACAGATTTTAGGGGTTAGCGTTTCTGCCGTACTTTTAACCGCTGCCTGTGCCAACAACCCGCCACCTACTGAGCAAATAGCCGTAGCCAAAGCCGCTGTCAACAATGCCAGTGCCGCCGGTGCTACCGAATTTGCCCCATTACCGCTCAGATATGCTCAGGACAAAATGGAAGCCGCAGAGCATGCCATGGACAAAGAAGATTATCACGTAGCCCGGCTATTGGCAGAAGAAGCTGAAGTGGATGCTTTGCTGTCAACAGCAACCGCGCGTTCCGTTAAGGCGCAAAAAGCAGTTAGCCAGTTGCAGCAGGACAATACCGTGCTGCGCCAGGAAATTGATCGTAAAACCCAATAA
- a CDS encoding OmpA family protein has protein sequence MKTIHYLSISLIATLLAGCGANPKNASLVDAHERYNTARNNAEVTNQAPLELKDAADTLKKADSAFQEDDDDVQTVDHLAYVASQQVGIAQETAKRKIAEIAVTNAEASRSKVQLDARTAEADSAKRQVAGDKDIIAQQAILINELNAKKTERGFMITLGDVLFRTNKAQLESGGTRNVAKLADFLNQYPDYKVLIEGYTDSTGSHDYNQELSDRRAYSVRSALVDMSINSNRIETRGYADEYPVASNATAANRQLNRRVEIVLSDANGNITER, from the coding sequence ATGAAAACTATTCACTATCTATCCATAAGCCTGATTGCCACCCTGCTGGCCGGTTGCGGTGCCAATCCCAAGAATGCTTCGCTGGTCGATGCACATGAACGTTATAACACTGCCAGAAATAATGCAGAAGTCACCAATCAGGCGCCGCTGGAATTGAAAGATGCCGCCGATACCCTGAAAAAAGCAGATTCTGCTTTCCAGGAAGATGATGATGACGTGCAAACCGTTGATCATCTGGCCTATGTCGCTAGTCAGCAGGTCGGCATTGCTCAGGAAACCGCCAAACGCAAAATTGCAGAAATTGCCGTCACCAATGCCGAAGCCAGTCGCAGTAAAGTGCAACTGGATGCCAGAACCGCCGAAGCAGACTCAGCCAAACGCCAAGTGGCCGGCGACAAAGACATCATTGCCCAGCAGGCTATCCTGATCAATGAATTAAACGCCAAAAAAACTGAACGCGGCTTCATGATTACCTTGGGCGATGTATTGTTTCGTACCAATAAGGCTCAACTTGAATCCGGCGGTACCCGTAATGTGGCAAAACTGGCGGATTTTTTGAACCAATATCCCGATTATAAAGTGCTGATTGAGGGTTATACCGATAGCACCGGCAGCCATGACTATAATCAGGAACTGTCTGATCGCCGTGCCTACTCAGTGCGTAGCGCTTTAGTCGATATGTCCATCAACAGCAATCGTATTGAAACCCGTGGCTATGCCGATGAGTATCCAGTGGCCAGCAATGCCACCGCTGCTAATCGCCAGTTAAATCGCCGGGTAGAAATTGTGCTGTCCGATGCTAACGGCAATATCACCGAGCGCTAA
- a CDS encoding coiled coil domain-containing protein, with amino-acid sequence MKTKEEYIDSLSAELKEWSAEIDVLNAKAELAAEDIKLQYYADIAALKAKEAVATAKIKELQEASGDAWDAVKDTAEHVWHDLRTGLASIVSKFN; translated from the coding sequence ATGAAAACTAAAGAAGAATATATAGACAGCCTCTCCGCCGAATTAAAAGAATGGAGTGCTGAAATTGATGTGTTAAACGCCAAAGCCGAACTCGCTGCGGAAGACATAAAACTGCAATATTACGCCGATATCGCTGCCTTAAAAGCCAAAGAAGCGGTAGCCACAGCTAAAATCAAGGAATTACAAGAGGCTAGCGGTGATGCCTGGGATGCGGTGAAAGATACTGCTGAACATGTTTGGCATGACTTGCGTACCGGTCTGGCCAGCATAGTTTCCAAATTCAATTAA